A stretch of DNA from bacterium:
CCGGCGCAGCGACGCGGCATCCGCCCGGTCGCGGCCGCGGTCGGCCACCGGCAGCGGCAGCGCGACCCCGGCCACGAAGGCGTTGTCCCCCGAGGCGGCGTCGTGCCGGATCCCGCCGGACACGGTCACATCGAGGGTCCCGTCGGCCCGGGCGAGGGCGACCTCGGCCCGCCGCAGGGCGGCCTCGTCGGCCCACCGCGCCAGGTCGGGGTTCGCGGCCAGGCGTCGTCGCAATTCGTCCAGGGGAGGCGGCGGCATGCAGCCGGGCAGCCGGTCGGCGAGGGGGCCGAAGTCCGGGTCCCCGCCCCAGGTCGCCGCCAGGTGAGCCCGCGCCGCGACCAGGGCCTGCCGCCGGTCCTCGAGTTCGAGCTCCGCGGTGCCCACCGCGATGTCGGCCCGCGCGGTCTCGAGAGGCGACACCGCCCCGGCCGCCACCCGCCGCGCCACCTCGGCCCGGTCGCGGTGCGCGATGTCCACCAGTTCCGCGGCGAGCCGCACCTCGCGCCGGGCGGTGAGGGCGGCGAGATAGGCCCGAGTCGTGGCCAGGACGACGTCGAGCCGCCGGACCGCGACGTCGCGCCCGGCCTGCACGCCGGCCAGCCGCGCGGCCTCGCCACGGGCGCCGGCCTTGCCGCCGAGTTCGATCACCTGGGCCACGCCGAGGGTGTACTCGGCGCCCCCGAAGCCGGACCAGTCGCCGCCGCCGCCGAAGTTCTCGACCTCGAGGCCGAGTTCGGGATTGGGCCGGCGCCCGGCCTGGCGCGCCTCGGCCGCGCGGGCGTCGACCTCCAGACCGGCGGCCAGCAGGCCGGGATGGTCGGCCAGGGCCCTCGCCCTGGCGGCGTCCAGGGTCAGGGAATCGACGGGCGCCGGTGCGGGCCGCGGCGCCTGGGCGAACGCGTCGCCGGCCAGCAGCAGCAGAAGCGCGCAGCCCCACCGGCTCCACGCATGCGGGATGTTCATGGACGGACTCCTCCAACGGGGATCA
This window harbors:
- a CDS encoding TolC family protein, producing MNIPHAWSRWGCALLLLLAGDAFAQAPRPAPAPVDSLTLDAARARALADHPGLLAAGLEVDARAAEARQAGRRPNPELGLEVENFGGGGDWSGFGGAEYTLGVAQVIELGGKAGARGEAARLAGVQAGRDVAVRRLDVVLATTRAYLAALTARREVRLAAELVDIAHRDRAEVARRVAAGAVSPLETARADIAVGTAELELEDRRQALVAARAHLAATWGGDPDFGPLADRLPGCMPPPPLDELRRRLAANPDLARWADEAALRRAEVALARADGTLDVTVSGGIRHDAASGDNAFVAGVALPLPVADRGRDRADAASLRRDAAAHERDAVEADLAANLAARHAELTAAHAAVHALRDELLPTAASAMDAAAAAYREGRFGYTDVLAVRRTWAELRLRHIATLARYHTAVAEIERLVAGPLAGPAGDQPGKEMP